Proteins from one Panthera leo isolate Ple1 chromosome D1, P.leo_Ple1_pat1.1, whole genome shotgun sequence genomic window:
- the LOC122200006 gene encoding olfactory receptor 5D18-like encodes MLLSERNKTGAVFTLLGFSDYPELQVPLFLIFLAIYSVTVVGNIGMIVIIKINSKLHTPMYFFLSHLSFVDFSYSSIIVPKTLANLVVEDRTISFPGCIVQYFFFCTFVVAESILLAVMAYDRFVAICNPLLYTVAMSQKLCAMLVVGSYAWGVACSLILTCSAIKLSFQGFNTINHFFCEFSALLSLSCSDIYVNQLLLFIFATFNVVSTLLIILMSYVFIIVTILKMRSASGRRKAFSTCASHLTAITIFYGTIVFLYCVPNSKNSRNTVKVASVFYTVVIPMLNPLIYSLRNKDIKDTVSKITKAFSF; translated from the coding sequence ATGTTACtgtcagagagaaataaaactgggGCTGTGTTCACTCTCTTGGGCTTCTCAGATTACCCAGAACTGCAAGTCCctctcttcttgatttttttggcCATCTACAGTGTCACTGTTGTAGGAAATATTGGGATGATAGTTATAATCAAGATTAACTCCAAActgcacacccccatgtactttttcctcagcCACCTCTCATTTGTGGATTTCTCCTATTCCTCCATCATTGTTCCCAAGACCCTGGCAAACCTAGTTGTAGAAGACAGGACCATTTCATTTCCAGGATGTATagtacaatattttttcttttgtaccttTGTGGTAGCTGAATCCATTTTATTGgctgtgatggcctatgaccgctttGTGGCCATCTGCAACCCTCTGCTCTACACAGTGGCCATGTCCCAGAAACTCTGTGCCATGCTGGTGGTCGGATCATACGCATGGGGAGTAGCATGTTCGCTGATACTCACATGTTCTGCTATCAAATTATCTTTCCAGGGTTTCAACACAATCAATCACTTCTTCTGTGAGTTCTCTGCATTGCTGTCCCTGTCTTGCTCTGATATTTACGTCAATCAGTTGctgcttttcatttttgccaCCTTCAACGTGGTCAGCACATTGCTTATCATTCTCATGTCTTATGTATTTATCATTGTCACCATCCTCAAGATGCGTTCAGCCAGTGGTCGTCGcaaagccttctccacctgtgcctcccacctGACAGCCATCACCATCTTCTATGGGACCATTGTCTTCCTCTACTGTGTTCCTAACTCCAAAAACTCGAGGAACACAGTGAAAGTGGCATCTGTGTTTTACACAGTGGTGATCCCTATGCTGAATCCCTTGATCTACAGTCtgagaaataaagacatcaaGGATACAGTCAGCAAGATAActaaagccttttctttttga